Sequence from the Bacteroidota bacterium genome:
GGCAGCCGATTGAGGAGCGATTAAATAGTGTTGAACTCTTTCTGAAAAATTCTGAACTCGCAGAAGCAGTTTCAAAACAAATTCATCTCATCGGTGACTTGGAAAGATTGATTTCAAAAGTTGCCACCGGAAGAATTTCTCCGAGGGAAGTCGTGCAATTGAAACGCGCTCTTTTTGCTACGGATGAGATAAAGAAAATTATTCAGCAGAATAAAGTTTTACAATCAATCGCTGAACAATTAAATCCTTGCCACACTATCAGCGAAAGAATTGAACGTTCACTTGTTCCCGATCCTCCGCATGCAGTTGGAAAAGGAAAAGTGATTGCCGATGGAATTTCTGCTGAACTGTATGAACTGCGGAAAATAATGTCGTCCGGAAAAAATTATTTATTGGAAATTCAGCAGCGGGAAAGCGAACGAACGAAAATCGGTTCATTAAAAGTTGCATTCAATAATGTATTCGGATATTATCTGGAAGTTACTAATGCGAATAAGAATAAAGTTCCTTCCGATTGGATTCGCAAACAAACACTGAGCAACTGCGAACGTTATATCACCGAGGAATTAAAACAATACGAAGAAAAAATTCTTGGCGCGGAAGAAAAAATCCTTGCTTTAGAAACACAATTGTTTAACGACCTTGTTCTTTCTCTTGTTGATTTTATTCCGCCCATTCAACTGAATGCTTCGCTCATCGCGAGATTGGATTGTCTTCTTTCCTTCGCAAAACTCGCGCAGAAAAATAATTACACGCGCCCGCATAGCAACGATTCAAAAATCATTGATATAAAAGCGGGAAGACATCCGGTGATTGAAACGCAATTGCCGGTGGGTGAAGAATACATTGCCAACGATATTTATCTCGATAACGAACATCAGCAAATAATTATTATCACCGGTCCGAATATGTCCGGCAAATCTGCTTTGCTTCGGCAAACCGCGCTTATCGTAATTCTTGCGCAGATGGGAAGTTTTGTTCCGGCACAACATGCTGACATCGGAATCGTGGATAAAATTTTTACGCGCGTGGGCGCTTCGGATAATCTTTCGCTCGGTGAATCCACCTTCATGGTGGAGATGAATGAAACGGCAAGCATTCTGAATAATCTTTCCGAACGCAGTTTGATTCTGCTTGATGAAATCGGAAGAGGCACGAGCACGTATGATGGAATTTCAATTGCATGGGCGATTGCAGAATTTTTACATCATCATCCAACCCATCCCAAAGTTTTATTCGCCACGCATTACCACGAGTTGAACGAAATGGAAAAGACAATGCCGCGCATAAAAAACTTTCATGTGGCGGTGAAAGAAGTTGGAAACAAAGTTTTATTTCTCCGAAAATTAATTCCCGGAGGAACCGAGCATAGTTTTGGAATTCACGTAGCGAAAATGGCGGGCGTGCCGAAGCGAGTAGTGGAGAGAGCAAATGAGATTTTAGAAAAGTTAGAAGTCAGAAGTGAGAAGTCAGAAGTGAAAACTACAAACGACAAACAACAAACCACAAACGATTTTCAACTTTCTTTTTTTCAACTGAACGACCCGGTGCTGGAACAAATCAAAGATGAAATTCTGAAAACCGATATTAATACGCTAACTCCGGTGGAAGCACTGATGAAACTGAATGAAATAAAAAAATTAATAGGAGGAAAATGAAATCTTCGAAAAGCGAAATTGTACGAACCTGCGAAAAGAAAACAATAATATTTTTTTTGTTTCTGTTCACTTCAATTTTTTTAAATGTAAGTTGTCAAACTAACTCTGATAAAAACATGAGCAACGAAGAAAAAAAACCGGCTGACCCGCAGCATGCAAATAATCCATACTACTCGCATTCCGATACAACTCCCTTAAATGTTTCAAATGCCGAATGGAAAAAAATTCTTTCGCCCGATGTGTATGCGGTGGCGCGCGAAGCAAATACCGAACGCGCCTTCACAGGAAAATACTGGAACTACGAAGGCATCGGCACTTACTATTGCGCAGTATGCGGCAACCCGCTCTTCCGTTCCGATTCAAAGTTTGCGAGCGGATGCGGCTGGCCCAGTTTTTTTGAATCCATCCGCAAGAACAGCACGGTGTATAAAAAAGATTCTTCCTTCGGAATGGAACGCACGGAAGTTTTATGCGGAAGATGCAACTCGCATCTCGGGCATATTTTTGATGATGGTCCTCCGCCAACCCATAACAGGTATTGCATGAACTCCATTGTGCTGGACTTTCTGCCCGATAAAAAATAATTCTTCTAAATAAAATAGTGCGGAAGAAACCTGCTGGTATTATTGGTGACAAGCGATGATGCTTCCCTGATGCCGATTCCTGCGGGCTTTCCTCCGATTACCCACGAGCCAATCACCGGAAAGTTACCGTCATGTTCGGGAAGTTTGCAGAGTTGCTGGTAAATAAATCCTTCTTCTCCGTAATCGCCAGCCGTTTCTTCGAGAAGATTTCCGTTCTCCACAATCTTTATGTTCGCTCCTTCGCGCGAGAGCAGGGGTTTGATGACAAAGTTTTTCATGGAGTGCGGCTCATCGAAATAACATTCGAGAAGATTGGGATGACGGGGAAATAATTTCCAGAGAAGCGCAAGAATGGCTTTGTTGCTCAGCAGCATTTTCCACATCGGCTCAAGCCAAACGGTGTCGCTTTCGTGCAAGTGAATTCCAAAGTCCTCGTTCACCAGCCATTCCCACGGATAAAGTTTGAAAAGGTTGTAAATCCTATTCTCGAATGTATCGGTAAAATAATTTCCGTTCCAGCCGATTTCAGGCAGGGAAATAAATTCCGTTTCTATTCCCGCTTCGCTGGCGCAATCTTGCAGGTAACTGGCGGTAACATAATCTTCGGGAAATTCATCGAGGCAGGAAAAGTAGAGCGGCTGCGCATGAAATTTTTTCTTCAGCCGCTTCCATTGCGCAATCAGTTTTTCGTGAATGCTGTTGAACTGGTCTTTTTGCGGATGCAATTCCTTTTGCCACTGCCATTGCACAATGCTTGCTTCAAAGAGAGAAGTAGGCGTGTCGGCATTGAACTCTAAAAGTTTTGGCGGCTCGCGCAGGTTTCCGTTCCACCATAAATCAAACCGCCCGTAGATGGAAGGAAAATTTTCTTCCCAGCTTTTTTTCACCAGGTAAATATATTCTTCGGGAATGTGGAAGTGTTCAAATAAGTTTTCATCAAGAATCTTCCGTACCGCTTTCAGGCAAAGAGAATAAATTTCTTTTGAGGATGCTTCCAGAAAAATTATTTGCTCCGCAGTAAATTTATAGCAAGCCGATTCATCCCAGTAAGGAATTCCGTTCAGCGTATGAAAACTGAAGCCGAGTTCTTCCACTTGCTGCTGCCAGTGTGGACGCGGAATCAGTTTTTCACGAATCATGAGGCGGAAGAAAAAGAATGCCCTCTTCCGGTGGAGCCGAAGCCACCGCGCGCGGAAAACGGCTTGCTGTGCGGAGTGTCCATGCGCTTGCGGTGCAAAGCGAATTCCCTGCGGTGGCCGTAATACATGTTGTTCCAATGATGACCATAATACGGACCATCGTAATAATACGGTGAGTGCCAGCAATGCCACCACCAGCCGTGATAGCAGCCAAAAGGAGAGCAGCAGGAATAGTACGGAGAATAATTCCAGTGGTAAAAAATGTGGTACTGCGCGCGGTAAGGAGGCGAGTAGGGATAGGCGCTGTCCTGCGCAAGAGAATCATTTTCGTTGCGGAGATGATAGGTTCTGCCGGTGTTATACAAATCGTCATCATACTCATAATAGCCAATGCTGTTTGTGCTTGTGCAGCCGCTGAGCAGAAGAAGAGGGAAGAGAAGAACGAATGAAGTGTAAATTTTTTTCATTCCAAGTTGTGTTTGACAAATACATCTGTATGCAGCAAACACTATGCCATAAAAGAAAGCAGAAGATAGAAGGTTGGAATAATAATGGAATGTTGGGGGAAACCCATTCTTCCATTCTTCTTGGTTTTCGCCTCTTTTTTTAAAACGCTCCTTCCGCGTATGCTTTTTCTCCGTGAAGCGATTCATCCAGCCCGGCATCTTCATGGGATTCCGATACTCTCACTTTTGTAAGAAGATTGATTGCGCCCAGCATTAAGTAGGTGAGCACAAAGGCATACACGGCACAGCCGAATACCGCAATCAACTGGTGAGTGAAGAATTCTGTTCCGCCATGCAGCAAACCGTCTGCTCCGGTAGCATTTATAAACTTTGAGCCGAACACTCCCAGTAAAATAATTCCTGTCATGCCGCCCATTCCATGAACGCCCCAAACATCGAGCGCATCGTCCCAGTTCATTTTATTTTTCAGCATCACTGCCATATAGCAAACTAAACTTGCTGCAACTCCGATGGCGCAGGCGGCAGTGAGCGAAACATATCCTGCGGCAGGAGTGATGGTTGCCAATCCTGCAACGGCACCTGTCATGAAGCCGACCATCTTTGGTTTTTTCACCATGAACCATTCAATCATCATCCACGTTACTGCCGCAAATGCTGCTGCAAAGTGAGTGTTCATGAATGCTTGTCCTGTAATTGCATTTACATCGAGCGCGCTTCCTGCATTGAATCCGTACCAGCCAAACCAAAGTAACCCTGTTCCGATTGCAATGAGGGGAATATTATGATTAGCGGAATGTTTATCTCTGCGGTGCTTGATGTAAAACACCGAAGCAAGCGCGGCAAAACCGGCACTCACATGCACCACAATTCCTCCTGCGAAATCAAGTACGCCCCATTTTGCGAGCAGCCCTCCGCCCCAAATCATGTGCGCGAAGGGATAATACACGAGCAGTTGCCATAGAATCAGAAACACGAGGTAACTTCTGAATGTTTTTCTGTTTGCGAATGCGCCTGTGATAAGCGCGGGCGTGATGATGGCAAACATTAATTGATACGCGATGAAAACAAACTCGGGCATTTTCGGATTCCCCGGAAAAGGAGAATTCAAATTCACGTTATGCATAAACGCTTTGTCGAGGTTTCCGATGATTCCTCCGAGCGCATCTCCGCTGAAGCAGAGCGAATAGCCGCAGATGAACCACATCACTGTGGTGATTCCGAGCGAAACAAAACTCTGGTACATGATGCCCACTACATTTTTTTTGCCGGCAAGCCCTCCGTAAAAGAAAGCGAGACCGGGTGTCATGAGCATGACGAGCGCTGCGGCTACGAGCATGAAAGCGGTGGTTCCTGTGTCAAACATGTGATTTAGATTTTAGTTATTGGTTAATGAGTTATTAAGTTAATCAGTTAGTGCGGGTTTTTTTTCGTTTTGTTTTGCTTTTTTAAGATAAGAAATGTATCCGTTTAGTATTTTATTGCAAAGAAGAATTTTTGTTTTAAAACTACTTAACATGGTTTCATCCATGTAGTTTTCATCGCGTGCACAAATTAAATGATCCAGCACCTCCATTAAAGAACCTCGTGATTGGCGGCAGAATTGAATATTTTCCTGATAGTGGAATCTTCCGAACCCTTCAGCAATGTTTGCTGTAACTGACCTTGATGCTCTTTTTAATTGGGAGCATAAACTATATTTTTCTTCAGCAGGCAATGATTTTGTGAATTGAGAAATATCCTTTCTTAAATCTCTTGCTGTTTTCCAAACTTCTAATTCTTCAAATGTCTGCATTGCCTATTAGCTTATTTTTTGAATAACTTATTAACTTAAACTAAAACGAAACTCCAACGTTGAGCATTACTTCTGTGCGGCTGTCTTCTCCTTCTCCTTTCCAATGAAAAATCTCCTGCGCTGCATCGGTTTCAATTTGTCGTCCTTCCAGGCGAATATAGGAATTATCTGTGGGTTTGTATTCCACGCCTGCCGTTATTCCCCAAAGTTTATAGCCTGTGAGATTGCCGTTTATATCTTTGAATGCGCCAGACACTATTCCATTCGGGTCATTAAATATTTCCTGCCGCGTGTAAATGCGAAATTTATTTGCAGGCAGATAACTTAAAACGCTTACCGCGCTCCACATGGTTGCCGGTTTTGTGTTATCGGCAAGATAAGAATGTTGTTGCCAGCAAACATCTCCGCCAACCGTGTATTTAAATTTCTTGCCTTTAAAATTCAGAAACACATTATGCGCTTGCCGAAAATAGGATAATGAGACGCTATCGGGCGAATCATCTCCGTAATATCCGCTATAACCAATATTAAATTTATCGCTGAAAACATACGTGATGAGAAGCCCTGCAGATTTTTGTTTGTTGTTGTCTTCATAAATTCCATAGCCGTTCAGCGCATAAAGAAAGATGGAAAGTTTTTCATCCGGATTATAGTTCAAACGAAAGCCCGCTTCGTAATACGGTTCGAAATAAGTTCCCACGGTAACCGAACTCGTGTAATTCTCTCTGGGGAAAAGCGCTTCGGTGCCGAAGTGCGTACGGAAAAATCCTCCATCAAGCCAGAGTTTTTTGTGCAAACGGATTCCTGCATTCGCTTCCTGGATGAAATTATATTTTGCCGACCAGGCGCTGAGCGGAATATCTCCGAAATGAACGGTGGCGACACCGCGCACTTTCTCTGCAGAATATTTTGCGGTGAGCATGGCAACATTCAATCCGAAATGATTGCTGCGCGGAGAAACGGATGGGAACTTTTGAAAATTTCCTGTCCCCACGGAATCAGTATAGAACGCATAATACGCATCCACATATCCGCTGATTTCTATTTTAGAAGAATCTTTTTGCTGTGAAAAGATTTTTGCTTCTGCTAAAAGCGCCAGCAGGAGCAGGACGAATACATTTTTTTTACCGGGCATTAACAGGTATTTGTTAAGCAAACATAGAGAGATTATTTATTTTGGCAAAAAAAGATAGCCACACGGGCGTGTGAATAAAATTATAAAAACCTTTCCCGCACCTCTTTCATTGGAATCATGCACTCGTTTTTTTTCCCCCACCACTTGTAGCGGTTGCGGGCGATTATATCATACGCAAAATCGCGGATGAATTTTGGAACGATAATTAAAAGATAAACACTGAAATAAATTCCGCCCACATGTTTCATCACTCTCAGCAGGGAGGATTTAGTATAAACCTTTCCGTTATCAATGAGCGCGGCAGAGTCGGTTTCAGCAGGAATATTGTGTTGCTGCATTATTTTTTTCCCCGCTTCTGATTGCAGCGCGGCAAAGCGGAACTTCTTTTTCTTGTCATGCCTGATGACGAAATTCACCCACGCGTTGCAGTAATTGCAAACGCCATCGAAAAGAAGAACGGGGGAGTTCATCGTATAAAGATAAGATTAGAATAAAGAGTACGGTTTAACTAAAACTACTTCCCGAAACTTGGCGTAGGTCCCGACAGTACAGAATGAGAGAACGGACCGGGAGAAATAAAGCGGAGAGAAAGCTCCAAGCCGCCTTTGCCGGAACTTGCCGCAGTGAGCGGAGATGTATTAACATCATAACTGATGCCGATGGCATACTGCGCAACCTCTATCAGGGATGAGATAATAACGGCATCCTGCATCCTGTAATATCCCCCGAATGAAACGGCAGAACCTTTGACAAACCCTGTGTATTTTGAATCTTCCTTTAACCTGAACCTCGCCATGGAGCCGAGGATGAATTCCTGCTGTGCGCCCTGCTTCGCAAACATATAAGAAGGAACGATGGACGTGTTCGAATTTTTAATTCCGTACGACATGCCCCCGTGAAATACGATGCGCGGACTGAGGCGAATGTCATTGCCATAGAAAGATATGTTCGGAGCCGATACATGGAATGCCGATATGCCCATGTTTGCTTTCACTTCATCATTCGCAGTGGAATACATTTCTCCTTTTCCGTATGTCCACAAAAGACCAGCGGCAAAATCTCCATAGGAAATATTAGTGGAAGAAAAATTTTCGCCCGAGGGAAGCGAAGGGTCGAATGCAGTTCCAATGAACTGGTTGTCCCAGTGAAGCCCTTCGGTGCTGACGTGGCGCTGTGCAAAGCCCGCCTCCAATCCTGCAGAAAAGAAATTCTTTTGATTTAATTTAATGACGCTGGAAAGAGAAAGGTTCAACTGGTTGGTTCCCATTTTTGAATCTCCCGCCTTGTCGTTGAAATCGGAGATGCCTGCTCCTATGTATCCTTTTTTCCATTTTCGTTTCATGAATGCCATTTCATAGGAGAAAGCAGCGGTGCGGAAGGGAGTGGTAACGCTTTTCCACTGGTCTTTGTAATTCAGCGTGCCGCGCATATCACATCCCACAGACGCAAGGGCGGGATTCAGCGTGAGAGGGGAGAGGTTGAACTGTGAGAAATGAACATCCTGAGCAAAAGCGCAGGTGAGCAGGTGAGAGAATGAGAAAGTGAGCAACCAGAGACGTGCGTCTGCACACTTTCTCACTTTCCAGTTTTCCTGTTTTCGTATTGTTCGCACCATTTCGTTTTGCGAAGATATCTTCATGTGTGTATTCTGTTACCTAAATAAAGTAATATTTCCTTTCATGTTATATTCTTTGTCTCCCGAAGAGCAAACCGCTTTCAGATAATAGACAAAAACTCCCGGGTCAAGTGTTCTGCCTTTATATTTTCCATCCCATCCATTTGCCGGTTTATCCGTTTCAAAGACCTTTTCTCCCCAGCGGTCGTAAACGGCAAAGAACAAACTCTGGAGGTCGGCTGCATGAACATAAAGCACATCGTTCATTCCGTCATCATTCGGAGAGAACGCATCTGCAACGGAAGGTTCAAAGCAGCTTACAGAAGGCGGTTCAACAAACACTGTTACCAGCGCCACAGAAGTGCAGCCGTTAGCATCAGTAACTGTGACAAAATAAGTTGTGGTAAGATTTGGTGCAGCAATAGGATCAGGACAGTTTATGCAGCTTAGCCCCGTTGAAGGATTCCATGAATACGTTCCGCCTCCCGAAGCGTTGAGAGTGGTGTTGGAGCCAATCGTAATTGTTATATCTGTTCCGGCATTTGCAGTTGGACCGGGTGCAACCGTAATCGAATGAATAATGGTATCAGAGGATAGGGTGTTCGATGCAATTAATGTGACCGTATAATTTCCCGCAGAAGAGTAACAAATGTTCAACGGATTCTGCGCAGTTGAAGCGGCTGGGCTTGCTCCCGGGAAAGACCATTGCCAGTTAGTAGGCGTGCCGGAAGAATTATCTGTGAAACTGATGCATTGGTTTTTGCAAAGCAGCGTATCGCTCGCCTGGAATGCCGCAATTATTTTCGCTGTAACATAAACGGTAACTGAATCGGTGTTAGTGCAGCCATTGCTATCAGTCACAGTCACGGAATAAGTTGTAGTGATGGTTGGATTGGCAACCGGGTTGGGGCAGGTGGTGCAGCTTAATCCTGCCGAAGGGCTCCATGCATACGTTCCTCCGCCCGTGGCGTTCAATGTAGTGTTAGAGCCAATTGTAATTGTTACGTTTGTTCCGGCATTTGCTGTTGGTCCGGACAGAACGGTGATTGTATGCGTGACGGTATCTGTAGTCGTCCCGTCAGAAACAATAAGCGTGGCAGTATATGTTCCTGCGCTGGAATAACAAATGTTAGTTGGATCCTGCGCTGTTGAGGAAGTTGTATTTGCTCCCGGAAAAGACCATTGCCAACTGGTGGGCGGACCTCCTGTGGATTGGTCGGTGAAACTGATGCAATCGTTTTTGCAAAGCACCGTATCGCTGATGGAAAAAATTCCAACTAATGCTGCGCACGCGGGAATAGAAGGAAAGCCCGGGTAAAAATAACTGGCAATAAAATTCGGCAAACCCAGCATGCAGTAATAGCCGTTAGCGTTCGGGTCAACATTGAACCCCTGCACCACATAATTGCATCCCGCTCCCAATGTATTTGGAGAATTGATTACACCAATCCACGGAGTCACTTCCGTGGCACAATAAATTTTTCCATCCGAAGCAAGTTGAAGAGCATAAATATAATTCGGGTCGAACGAAGTTCCCAAAACAGTTTGAGAAGCCGCAACATTACTCGCAGTTAAATCAAACTGCGAAACCCATCCGGCATTTCCTATCTCATAATAACTGACATATAATTTTGAATTGTCGGGTGAGAACTCCACGCCATACACATGATTAATCCCGAATGACAAACTCACAGGGTTGGAAACAACTCCCGTCTTGTTATCGAAATCAAAAACATCTACCGTGTCTTTGTAGCCAATCGCGCATGCAACACGGCTTCCGTCATTGCTGAATTTCATGTACCCGATGGAATTGTTTGTGCTGCTTCCGTTGTGCAATGTGCCCACGCTGCTTATTACAGGAAGGTTAATTCCTGAACTTGTAACAAGGTAAGCGTAAAACTTATTATTATTCCATTCGTGCACCATCACCCAGATGTCGGTGCCGTTGCAATGATAAACTGCCGCCTGTTTTTCAGTTACATTATTTTGAATCAAAGTATTTTTTGTCGTGACATCTCCTTTGCCTGCGTTCTGTGTCATATCAACGATTGAATATTCAAATCCTTTTGGACCGACAACATAATCCACAGTAAAAATATAATAGAGCGTAGCGCTTCCCGGCACAGGTACTACCAATGCGGACTCAGTGGAAGAAATATCACCGTCAAGATTATTTCCATTGGGCATCTGCGTATTTGTTTTATCCCAAACGCTCACTCCATCCGTATAGAAAAGTAAATTGCCGCTCGCATCAGAAGCAGAAGAACATCCTTCATTTGTATTCAGCGCGCTTCCGGTTAAAGCCACTGGTGCACCGCTGTTAAAATCAATTCCCGCCAGCGTGCCGAAATGCCATTGGTTAGTTTGTTTTTGTGAAAAGCAATGAGCAGAAATAAGAGCGATGAAAAATAAAAATAAATTTCTGCTGTGAATCATATAAATTAGGAAGAGGTAAAACTACTCAAATAAAAATTCAGAGTTTGATAAATTTAATTTGCTTTTTAAAAGAAGAAGAATTCAGGTTGAACAAATACACTCCCTGCGGAAGAGCGCCTACATCAAAAACCCAATATCCTTCTCCTTTAATAATATGAACTGCCCGGGCTACCACACGCTGCGCGAATAAATTGAATATTTCCACCTGCATATCTTTTTCCTCATCGCTGTAAAAATTCAGGAACAACTCATTTTCTGCAGGGTTGGGCGAAATAAAAATATCAGGCGGATGCAAATTATCGGAAATGGAAATAACAGATGAATACGTGAAGTCGCCATTGAAATCGGTTTGTTTCAACCGGTAATAAGTAATTGACGGATACGGCTTGGCATCAGTTGCCGAGTAATGTAAAAAGGCGCTGCTGTTGCCTGCTCCTTTTATTCTGGTAAGTTCTGTAAATGAAATTCCATCGGCAGAGCGTTCGAGTGTGAAGAAGTCATTGCCGATTTCCGATGCGGTTATCCAGTCAAGAATATTTCCTGTTTCTGATTTTTTTCCGGTGAAGGAAAGCATTTCGATCGGAAGTGCTGAAATCGTCTGTGTGCCACCTACGAGATTTGTTCCATACGTATTTGTTCCGGTAATGGTTGTATTGGCTTGAGTGATTTGGTTACAGATGATAGTATGACCGTTAACAGCTCCTGCAGCAATATCTACAGTTATATAAAAGGCATGGGATGAACCCGTAGCTATACTAATACCCAATGCGCTGAAGGTATGAGAACCGGGTCCCAGAGTTGTAGTTATGGTGGAGCCGCGCTGAACCTGAGATCCTGAAGGGAAAACATCGAAGTTACACTCCCAGAATTTAAAGTTGACGATGTCAGTGGCAACATAAGAACCTGATGTTGAAAATGTGACTGCCGAAAAACTTGGACTTCCTGAGGTTACATTAAAACCCAAACCATATATAGGAACCTGTGTAGTTCCTGAACTAACAGTTGCCGCACTTATTTGCGTGCCGGTGCCGCCACCAACATTATCATGCGTGCTTTGCGTTTCAGTTTGAGAAAAAATAAAATCGGGGAAAAGAAAACTTCCGAAGACAAATGCAAATAAATAAGAAGTAGAAACTTTTTTCATCGGCAAAGTGATTAGCGGTATATATTTTTCACTTACCTAACCTCTTTTTTACGGACTTGCTCCGGAAAGGTTTCAACTAAAACTATTTTTTTCTTTTGATAATCATTTGCTTCCGGGGTAAATTGTTAAAACTCTCTCAGCAGGTAGGACTTAGTATAAACCTTTCCGTTATCAATGAGCGCGGCAGAGTCGGTTTCAGCAGGAATGTTATACTGCTGCATTATTTTTTTTCCCGCTTGTGATTGCAGCGCGGCAAAGCGGAACTTCTTTTCCGTATCATGCCTGATAATGAAATTCACCCACGCGTTGCAGTAGTTGCAAACGCCATCGAAAAGGAGAACGGGGGAGTTCATGCAGGCAGAATCATTCTTTCATCCGACCGAACGGAAAATTCACCCGGCAGAATCACTCTTTCATCCGACCGAACGGAAAATTCATCCGACCGAACCACTCTTTCATCCGGACGAACGGAAAATTCACCCGACCGAACAACTCTTTCATCCGACCGAACGGAAAATTCATCCGACCGAACAACTCTTTCATCCGACCGAACAACTCTTTCATCCGGACGAACGGAAAATTCACCCGACCGAACAACTCTTTCATCCGTCTTAATCACTCTTTCAATTTTTGCACTTTCCGCGACTTTTTGGCAGGGTTTGGCAGGGAAAGAATATTTTGTAAAAGAAAAAGAGGTGAACGGAGGAGCAGGTCAACCGTTCCGGAAAGCAGAAATTGAGCAGTTTTTAATGCCTCACCGCAATGGAGTAGGGGTCTCTTGCGATTTCTCTCTTTTGCGGAAGCAACTCAAGTGTGTGCAGATCTATAAAACTGACAAATCCAATTTTTCCTCCGCAAGTTGTTGTATGATGGGGCAAAGGTCCTGATAAATTTCTATTTGCAACATATACCAAACCAGTTCCATCATCAACTCCGATTCCATGCGGATCAGATATGTTGACTCCTTTAATATTTTTTATAAAGGAGAGGGTTTGATAATTAATTACAGTTACACTGCCATTGTAAGGATATTGAGTAGTAGGCGCATCTTTCATGCAAGTGACAAAAAGGTAAGGAGTAGAAGAATGGGTTGATAAGCTCATCTCAACAGGATAATCGCCCGTTGGAATAGTTGCTATCTGCACATCATCGCTTCTTCGCAAAACACGCACGCTCTTTGCACTGTCGCACGACACAAAATAGAGCGTGCTGTCTGGCGACCATATAATATCGTGCGGTTGAATAGGTTTTGGACCCACCGTAAATGGAGGATTGGGCTGGTCAATAGAAATATTGATTTCGCTTCCCGGATCGTTAATCGGTACTTTATAAATATAATTCGACTGGCTTGCCCCTATATAAAGAGTATCGCCCTTAGAATTTATTGCTGTGCCGTGCGGAGTGTCAAATATTCCCGACCATGAACCAAGCGGAGCCATGTTGGATAAATTCACCGGTGTTACTCTGCCATTGGCACTCCAATCCGTTACATAAGCATATTTGGAATCATTGGAAATAGCAAATGTGTTCCAAAGACCACTCGTAATAAATGCTTCTCCGACTTTAGAATCATCTGATGTTCTGAATTTCTGCAATACACCTCCTGCAGCAAAGCAAACATACCAGTATTTATTATCAGGTGAAAGTTTAAGCATGTGCGGTGCGGCATCAACAGCAGAACCTACCGGAATATACCGCATCTGCAAAAGCGTGGCGGCATCAAACACCGTTACCACATCGCAGCCCTGGTTGGTAACATAAAACTTTTTGCGGCTGGGATTATCGCTCCACATGATTTTTCCTTTGGCATCGGGCGCGCCTGCGTCAATCCACTGCATA
This genomic interval carries:
- a CDS encoding DUF393 domain-containing protein, translating into MNSPVLLFDGVCNYCNAWVNFIIRHDTEKKFRFAALQSQAGKKIMQQYNIPAETDSAALIDNGKVYTKSYLLREF